A window from Oreochromis aureus strain Israel breed Guangdong linkage group 16, ZZ_aureus, whole genome shotgun sequence encodes these proteins:
- the LOC120433456 gene encoding C-type lectin domain family 17, member A-like, giving the protein MTEERDLLRANLTENLKELERLQSLCKQKKTCPEGWSNFNHSCYLLSESSGSWDAARKDCRDRQADLVVINSPEEQTAILKIATEEAWIGLNDKEQEGTWKWVDGTPLILMYWKQNQPDNGGGVPKWGEEDCVHFSGNKKQSWNDRSCSDNYKWICEKQF; this is encoded by the exons ATGACTGAGGAAAGAGACCTGCTGCGTGCCAACCTCACTGAAAATCTCAAAGAGCTTGAAAGGCTTCAGAGTTTGTGCAAACAGA AAAAAACATGTCCTGAGGGATGGAGTAATTTCAACCATAGCTGCTATCTCCTCTCTGAAAGCTCTGGCTCCTGGGATGCAGCCAGAAAGGATtgcagagacagacaagcagATTTGGTGGTTATTAACAGCCCTGAAGAACAG actGCCATCCTTAAAATCGCCACAGAAGAAGCTTGGATTGGTTTGAATGACAAAGAACAGGAAGGAACATGGAAATGGGTAGATGGAACTCCACTGATTCTGAT GTACTGGAAACAAAATCAACCTGATAATGGTGGTGGAGTTCCAAAGTGGGGTGAAGAGGACTGTGTTCATTTCAGTGGTAATAAAAAACAGTCCTGGAATGATCGTTCATGTTCAGACAATTATAAATGGATCTGCGAAAAAcaattttag
- the LOC120433467 gene encoding CD209 antigen-like protein E isoform X1 has protein sequence MEEVYVNGEFSQSHNPVALTNNYMGPRSSKRSFSSAVILSLGLLNIFLLVGLITLSVYLHGAATSVSATSSNISSMTEDENHLKANLSTVINKLSSMTEERDLLHTRLTEKTRELERLQSLSKQKKTCASGWRMFSCSCYFLSEKTGSWDEGRSDCRDRGADLVVIDSSEEQDFLVSFIQKPTWIGLNDKEEEGRWKWVDGTPLSFLTYWRTGQPDNGGGDPQWGEEDCVHIRTDSSWNDLSCGNSLPWVCEKLP, from the exons ATGGAGGAAGTTTATGTCAATGGGGAATTTTCCCAATCTCACAACCCAGTAGCTTTAACTAATAATTACATGG gtcCAAGGAGCTCTAAGAGGAGTTTCTCTTCAGCGGTTATTCTTTCTCTGGGCCTTCTGAACATTTTCCTGCTGGTTGGACTCATCACCCTCAGTGTCTACT TGCACGGTGCAGCTACAAGTGTCTCTGCTACTAGCAGCAACATTTCCTCCATGACTGAAGACGAAAACCATCTGAAGGCAAATCTTTCCACTGTCATAAACAAACTTTCCTCCATGACTGAGGAGAGAGACCTTCTGCATACCCGTCTCACTGAAAAGACCAGAGAGCTGGAAAGACTTCAGAGTTTGTCCAAACAGA AGAAAACTTGTGCTTCAGGATGGAGAATGTTCAGTTGTAGTTGTTATTTCCTGTCTGAGAAGACTGGTTCCTGGGATGAAGGCAGAAGTGACTGCAGAGACAGAGGAGCTGATCTGGTGGTCATAGACAGCTCTGAAGAACAG GACTTCCTTGTTAGCTTCATCCAGAAACCAACTTGGATtggtttaaatgacaaagaagaagaaggaagatgGAAATGGGTAGATGGAACTCCTCTGAGTTTTTTGAC GTACTGGAGAACTGGCCAACCTGATAATGGTGGTGGAGATCCACAGTGGGGTGAAGAGGACTGTGTTCATATCAGGACAGATTCTTCGTGGAATGATCTTTCATGTGGAAATTCTCTGCCATGGGTCTGTGAAAAATTACCATAA
- the LOC120433467 gene encoding C-type lectin domain family 12 member B-like isoform X2 gives MEEVYVNGEFSQSHNPVALTNNYMGPRSSKRSFSSAVILSLGLLNIFLLVGLITLSVYLHGAATSVSATSSNISSMTEDENHLKANLSTVINKLSSMTEERDLLHTRLTEKTRELERLQSLSKQKKTCASGWRMFSCSCYFLSEKTGSWDEGRSDCRDRGADLVVIDSSEEQMSTSNLTLQELWTLELIPCHPFCLPKE, from the exons ATGGAGGAAGTTTATGTCAATGGGGAATTTTCCCAATCTCACAACCCAGTAGCTTTAACTAATAATTACATGG gtcCAAGGAGCTCTAAGAGGAGTTTCTCTTCAGCGGTTATTCTTTCTCTGGGCCTTCTGAACATTTTCCTGCTGGTTGGACTCATCACCCTCAGTGTCTACT TGCACGGTGCAGCTACAAGTGTCTCTGCTACTAGCAGCAACATTTCCTCCATGACTGAAGACGAAAACCATCTGAAGGCAAATCTTTCCACTGTCATAAACAAACTTTCCTCCATGACTGAGGAGAGAGACCTTCTGCATACCCGTCTCACTGAAAAGACCAGAGAGCTGGAAAGACTTCAGAGTTTGTCCAAACAGA AGAAAACTTGTGCTTCAGGATGGAGAATGTTCAGTTGTAGTTGTTATTTCCTGTCTGAGAAGACTGGTTCCTGGGATGAAGGCAGAAGTGACTGCAGAGACAGAGGAGCTGATCTGGTGGTCATAGACAGCTCTGAAGAACAG ATGTCCACCAGCAACTTAACTCTGCAGGAGCTGTGGACTTTGGAGCTGATTCCCTGCCACCCTTTCTGTTTACCAAAGGAGTAA